A portion of the Acetonema longum DSM 6540 genome contains these proteins:
- a CDS encoding DUF2922 domain-containing protein: protein MNRTLEMVFRAANGREVTISLADPLENLTLAGVTAVMADIIARNIFITTGGELRDIMDARIRTRETVSLA from the coding sequence ATGAACAGAACCCTTGAAATGGTCTTCCGGGCCGCCAATGGCCGGGAAGTGACCATCAGTCTGGCCGATCCCCTGGAAAACCTGACTCTGGCCGGTGTGACCGCCGTCATGGCAGACATCATCGCCCGCAATATCTTCATCACTACCGGCGGCGAGCTCCGGGATATCATGGACGCACGGATCCGGACCCGCGAAACCGTTTCTTTAGCCTAA
- a CDS encoding AroM family protein, with translation MAFKIGAITIGQSPRTDVVPEMIGLLGDVELEQRGALDGMSAEEIAALAPQPGDYILVTKLRDGSSVRIAEKHILQRIQNHIDDLVRNSAEGILMLCTGEFPGFQCEKPILYPQRLLQHFVAGTMADRSIGVLTPDISQVPQAARRWKEYGIKKVLVEPASPYGDPADVLKAALILRERKVQTIVMDCIGYTCVMKQEIVRQTGLPTIVPRTVAARVAGELFG, from the coding sequence ATGGCGTTTAAGATAGGAGCCATTACCATTGGCCAGTCGCCCCGCACCGACGTGGTGCCGGAAATGATTGGCTTGCTTGGGGATGTAGAACTGGAGCAGCGGGGCGCGCTGGATGGAATGAGCGCAGAGGAGATTGCCGCCCTTGCGCCGCAGCCGGGTGACTATATCTTAGTAACCAAACTGCGTGACGGCAGTTCGGTGCGAATTGCCGAGAAGCATATTTTACAGCGTATTCAGAATCATATTGACGATTTAGTCCGCAACAGCGCGGAAGGAATCCTCATGTTGTGCACCGGGGAATTCCCGGGCTTTCAGTGCGAAAAGCCCATCCTATATCCCCAGCGGCTGCTGCAGCACTTTGTCGCCGGGACCATGGCCGACCGGAGCATCGGCGTCCTTACACCCGACATCAGCCAGGTGCCGCAGGCGGCACGGCGCTGGAAAGAGTACGGGATAAAAAAGGTCCTTGTTGAGCCCGCCTCCCCCTACGGCGATCCGGCCGATGTGCTCAAAGCCGCTCTGATCCTCAGGGAGCGAAAGGTGCAGACTATTGTCATGGATTGTATCGGTTACACCTGTGTAATGAAACAGGAGATTGTCAGACAGACCGGACTTCCGACCATTGTGCCGCGCACCGTTGCGGCAAGAGTAGCAGGGGAATTGTTTGGCTGA
- a CDS encoding sialidase family protein → MQYAKLPGLTWDGTIYHNSDMGTLEALLPTGGYPTAHAPAMLELPNGDLLCCWFAGTYEGSADIHIICSILPKNSPAWLPTVDISGDSTRSEQNPSLFYGPDHAVWAMYTAQLDRQEGKDNMQYTAMVRCQKSTDGGKTWGPYETVFPEEGTFCRQPIQILSNGRWIFGNWLCTDSKDGLSDDPSVFRISDDEGKTWRMVMMPKSNGHVHPNVVELENGHLVAFMRNREAHRIHRSESFDWGETWSKPAPTPLPNNNSSISALRLQSGRIAIAYNPTCTPNPQSGKAAWPGLRCPVAVALSEDGGLTFPIVRWMERGEGFIGDENKTNNRQYEYPYLMQSVDGALHLAYASHTRAGVKYVRFTEQDVLGEKRERVGLYNPTAAQSR, encoded by the coding sequence ATGCAATATGCAAAGCTACCTGGTCTGACCTGGGACGGCACCATCTACCACAATAGTGACATGGGAACTCTGGAGGCGCTGCTGCCCACCGGCGGATACCCAACCGCCCATGCCCCGGCAATGCTGGAACTGCCCAACGGCGACCTGCTGTGCTGCTGGTTCGCCGGCACCTATGAAGGCAGCGCCGACATCCACATCATCTGCTCTATCCTGCCTAAGAATAGCCCAGCCTGGCTGCCAACCGTCGATATCTCCGGCGACTCCACCCGCAGCGAGCAGAACCCCTCCCTCTTCTACGGCCCCGATCATGCCGTCTGGGCCATGTACACCGCCCAGCTAGACCGTCAGGAGGGCAAGGACAACATGCAGTACACCGCTATGGTTCGCTGCCAAAAGAGTACCGACGGCGGCAAGACCTGGGGGCCCTATGAGACGGTTTTCCCGGAGGAGGGCACCTTCTGCCGTCAGCCGATCCAGATCCTGTCCAACGGGCGCTGGATCTTTGGCAACTGGCTGTGCACCGATTCGAAGGATGGTCTGTCCGACGATCCCAGCGTCTTTCGCATCTCGGATGACGAGGGCAAGACCTGGCGGATGGTCATGATGCCGAAGAGTAATGGGCATGTTCACCCCAATGTAGTAGAGCTGGAAAACGGCCATCTGGTTGCCTTTATGCGCAACCGCGAGGCTCACCGCATCCACCGCAGCGAGTCCTTTGACTGGGGCGAGACCTGGAGCAAGCCGGCGCCGACCCCGCTGCCCAATAACAACTCCAGCATCAGCGCACTGCGGCTGCAGAGCGGGCGTATCGCCATTGCCTACAACCCCACCTGCACGCCAAATCCCCAGTCCGGCAAGGCTGCCTGGCCTGGCCTGCGCTGCCCGGTGGCGGTGGCCCTGTCTGAGGATGGCGGTCTGACCTTCCCCATTGTCCGCTGGATGGAGCGGGGCGAGGGTTTCATAGGTGATGAAAACAAGACCAACAATCGGCAGTACGAGTACCCCTATCTGATGCAGTCCGTCGACGGAGCGCTGCATCTGGCTTATGCATCCCACACTCGCGCCGGAGTGAAATATGTTCGCTTCACCGAGCAGGACGTGCTGGGGGAAAAGCGGGAACGGGTGGGACTCTATAACCCAACAGCTGCCCAGAGTCGCTAA
- a CDS encoding DUF1659 domain-containing protein: protein MAVSKVPQSSRAGIKVQTGVSTAGAPVYRVRSLQNVKAAALDEDVYAVAQAMAALQQHAVVSISRVDEANLVNE, encoded by the coding sequence ATGGCAGTATCCAAGGTTCCCCAATCCAGCCGGGCGGGGATCAAAGTCCAGACCGGCGTCAGCACCGCCGGCGCCCCGGTGTACCGCGTCCGCAGCCTGCAAAACGTAAAAGCCGCCGCCTTAGACGAGGATGTTTACGCCGTGGCCCAGGCCATGGCCGCGCTGCAGCAGCACGCCGTCGTCTCCATCAGCCGCGTGGACGAAGCCAACTTAGTGAATGAGTAA
- a CDS encoding sigma-54-dependent transcriptional regulator, whose amino-acid sequence MERVAEAYSNIQLDAYTGDLEEGVAIVRSAPPNTYDCIISRGCTAELIRTVTDIPVVEIQLSVYDVLRAIKLAENYSNLYAIVGFPSITKPAHTLCDLLRYKLDILTVRSADEVAHTLERLKQRGYRMVVCDMVTHTIARQMELDAFLIISGVESLHAAIDQALMLSARFRRLRQENLFLRSITQEENGRIVVLDRDGELFHFTPTEPPAELAATLQSKIREIPANGTLKFYRSDRGLLYTVTAQILTMDLAHYYLFYCLPSRIPLYSHRSGLRFLNKSECEHLFMNSFYNISGAMGELDATIPAVAATRQPVMIIGETGTGKEQIARFLYLRSPLSTKPFVVVNCVLMSDKGWDFLLNHYNSPLNGTGNTVYFQNFEVFPENRRLELLSVILETGLANRVRLLFSCACKAGDPGPEVLRMFSTRLGCLTLNLPPLRSRSDEIPSLASLYLASLNLEIGKQIAGFEPHAIEQLRQYEWPNNYTQFKHVLQTLATLTTSTYIRSSVVAELLAKERALVRNAAPIPAVLDTQRTLEQITSDIIFQIVAAHGGNRAAAARQLGISRTTLWRYLNRKGNEQEATR is encoded by the coding sequence ATGGAGCGTGTGGCAGAGGCTTACTCCAATATACAATTGGATGCATATACCGGCGATCTGGAGGAGGGCGTAGCCATCGTGCGCAGCGCTCCGCCCAATACCTATGACTGTATCATCTCCCGGGGCTGCACCGCAGAGCTGATCCGGACAGTAACGGACATTCCGGTGGTGGAGATCCAGCTGTCGGTTTACGACGTGCTACGGGCAATCAAGCTGGCGGAGAATTACTCGAATCTCTATGCCATCGTGGGGTTCCCCAGCATTACGAAGCCGGCCCATACCCTGTGTGATCTGCTACGCTATAAATTGGACATCCTGACAGTCCGCAGCGCCGACGAGGTGGCACACACACTGGAGCGACTGAAACAGAGGGGCTACCGCATGGTAGTCTGCGATATGGTCACCCATACCATCGCCCGGCAGATGGAGCTGGACGCATTCCTCATCATCTCCGGCGTGGAGAGCCTTCACGCCGCCATCGACCAAGCGCTGATGCTCAGCGCCCGGTTCCGCCGCCTGCGGCAGGAGAACCTCTTCCTGCGCAGCATCACCCAGGAGGAGAATGGCCGTATAGTGGTGCTGGATAGGGATGGAGAGCTGTTCCACTTTACGCCCACCGAGCCGCCGGCTGAGCTGGCGGCCACATTGCAGTCTAAGATTCGCGAGATCCCTGCAAACGGTACTCTGAAGTTTTATCGCAGCGATCGGGGCCTGCTCTATACCGTCACCGCTCAGATCCTCACCATGGATTTGGCCCACTACTATCTCTTTTATTGTCTGCCTTCACGCATCCCCTTGTACTCACACAGGTCCGGCCTGCGGTTCTTGAATAAGAGCGAGTGTGAGCACCTCTTTATGAACAGCTTTTACAACATCAGCGGCGCCATGGGAGAGCTGGACGCGACAATACCGGCCGTTGCCGCCACTCGTCAACCAGTGATGATTATCGGCGAAACTGGAACCGGCAAGGAGCAAATCGCCCGGTTCCTTTATCTGCGCAGCCCGCTGTCCACCAAGCCCTTTGTCGTTGTAAACTGCGTTCTGATGAGCGACAAGGGCTGGGATTTTCTGCTTAATCACTACAACTCCCCTCTGAACGGCACCGGCAACACGGTATACTTTCAGAATTTTGAGGTATTCCCCGAAAACCGGCGACTGGAGCTGCTCTCCGTTATTTTGGAGACCGGTCTGGCCAACCGGGTGCGCCTACTGTTCTCTTGCGCCTGCAAGGCCGGCGACCCCGGGCCGGAGGTGCTGCGAATGTTCAGCACCCGGCTGGGTTGCCTGACTCTGAACCTGCCCCCCCTGCGTAGCCGTTCCGATGAGATTCCCTCTTTGGCCAGCCTATATCTGGCCAGCCTGAACTTGGAGATAGGCAAGCAAATTGCCGGTTTTGAACCCCACGCCATCGAGCAGCTGCGCCAGTATGAGTGGCCCAACAATTATACCCAGTTTAAGCATGTGCTCCAGACGCTGGCCACCTTGACCACTTCCACTTATATCCGCAGCAGCGTTGTGGCGGAACTCCTTGCCAAAGAGCGAGCGTTGGTCCGCAACGCGGCCCCTATCCCCGCCGTCCTTGACACCCAGCGCACCTTGGAGCAAATCACAAGCGATATCATCTTTCAAATCGTGGCGGCCCACGGCGGCAACCGGGCGGCTGCTGCCCGACAACTGGGAATCAGCCGCACCACCTTATGGCGCTATTTAAACCGTAAGGGGAACGAACAGGAGGCCACGCGATGA
- a CDS encoding four-carbon acid sugar kinase family protein — MILLLMIADDFTGALDTGAQFAAHGVRTRVVVGPDVDFAAAQAEVLVVDTETRHLPARQAYDIVAQLTVQAEQAGVPYIYKKTDSALRGNIGAELTALLRASGRWQLPFLPAFPQMGRVTVGGIHLVDGVPVTESPFGADPFEPVRHSVVTELITEQSCVPAHSFPALTSGDPVPEAEGILVFDADSPADLLSTGRQLVNNGGLHIMAGCAGFGTVLPELLGIAADAPRQPPELHPRLLVVCGSVNPITMSQLRVAEKAGFTRIHLTPEQKLEADHWQSPRGQWEFQDIHRRLGENSLCIIDANDVGDNALTESYASARGIQAEGVRLGVVRSIGYLVSALFTSFALGTLLITGGDTLLQCMECVGVKELEPVCELEKGVVLSRFIYKDCSRYVISKSGGFGQETLLIDLARKISGTTKQEPPNF; from the coding sequence ATGATCCTTCTTTTAATGATCGCGGATGACTTTACCGGTGCGTTAGACACTGGCGCACAGTTTGCCGCCCACGGCGTTCGTACCCGTGTGGTCGTCGGCCCGGATGTGGATTTCGCCGCCGCGCAGGCAGAGGTCTTGGTGGTGGACACGGAGACCCGCCATCTGCCCGCCCGGCAGGCCTACGACATAGTAGCACAGCTGACAGTGCAGGCAGAGCAAGCCGGCGTCCCCTACATCTATAAGAAAACGGACTCTGCTCTGCGGGGCAATATCGGCGCGGAGCTGACAGCCCTGCTGCGGGCCAGCGGACGGTGGCAGCTTCCTTTCCTGCCCGCCTTCCCCCAGATGGGCCGCGTTACGGTGGGTGGCATCCACCTTGTGGATGGCGTGCCGGTGACAGAGAGCCCGTTTGGCGCAGATCCCTTTGAGCCGGTGCGCCACTCCGTGGTCACGGAGCTCATCACGGAGCAAAGCTGTGTGCCGGCCCACAGCTTTCCTGCGCTGACCTCCGGCGACCCCGTGCCGGAGGCGGAAGGCATTCTGGTGTTTGATGCGGATAGTCCCGCGGACTTGCTGTCCACCGGCAGACAGCTGGTGAACAATGGTGGGCTGCACATCATGGCAGGCTGTGCCGGATTTGGCACAGTGCTGCCGGAGCTTCTGGGCATCGCAGCGGACGCGCCGCGGCAGCCGCCAGAGTTGCATCCTCGTTTGCTGGTGGTCTGCGGCAGCGTGAACCCCATTACCATGAGCCAGTTAAGAGTGGCAGAGAAGGCCGGCTTTACCCGCATCCACCTGACGCCGGAGCAAAAGCTGGAGGCTGACCACTGGCAGAGCCCCCGGGGCCAGTGGGAATTTCAGGACATTCACCGCCGTCTGGGGGAGAATTCCCTGTGCATTATTGACGCAAACGACGTGGGGGACAACGCACTGACCGAGTCCTACGCCTCCGCCCGGGGCATCCAGGCCGAAGGCGTCCGCCTGGGGGTGGTCCGGTCCATTGGCTACCTTGTGAGCGCCCTCTTTACCAGCTTCGCCTTAGGGACGCTGCTGATCACCGGAGGCGACACCCTTCTGCAGTGCATGGAGTGCGTGGGTGTCAAGGAGCTGGAGCCGGTGTGCGAGCTGGAGAAGGGCGTCGTCCTGTCCCGGTTTATTTATAAAGACTGTAGCAGGTATGTGATCTCTAAGTCCGGTGGCTTCGGGCAGGAGACGCTGCTGATAGATCTGGCACGCAAAATCTCTGGCACTACAAAACAGGAACCCCCCAATTTTTAA
- a CDS encoding iron-containing alcohol dehydrogenase, protein MQTVYNLKMPHAVYGGENSIDNITAILKNNQIKRVAMFTDKGIHASGLFDLPEAAVKAAGADYYVLDEIPPEPSYTAVQNIVDRFKESGADMIIACGGGSVLDAAKLASVLVTGEYGVRELLAEPGLAKKCVPTILIPTTAGTGAEVTPNAIVAVPEKELKVGIVNENMIANYVILDARMIKNLPRQIAAATGVDALAHAIECYTSKKANPFSDTFAMEALDLILNNIIPACDDPEAMEAKSKMQIAAFYAGIAITASGTTAVHALSYPLGGKYHIAHGVSNAILLAPVMRFNAPVCQDRFAKAYDRCCHDTENICQTTNEKAEWMIEQLERIVRHLEIPTSLKEFGVPPEDLDGLVEAGMQVQRLLVNNMRLVTAEDARKLYLEIL, encoded by the coding sequence ATGCAGACTGTATATAATTTAAAAATGCCCCATGCCGTCTACGGCGGCGAAAACTCAATAGACAATATCACTGCAATCTTAAAGAATAATCAAATTAAGCGTGTAGCCATGTTTACCGACAAGGGAATACATGCCTCCGGCTTGTTTGATCTGCCGGAAGCTGCAGTAAAGGCTGCGGGAGCAGATTACTATGTGCTGGACGAGATTCCGCCAGAGCCATCATACACAGCGGTGCAGAATATTGTTGACAGGTTCAAAGAAAGCGGCGCGGATATGATTATTGCCTGCGGCGGCGGCAGTGTTTTGGATGCTGCCAAGCTGGCCAGCGTGCTTGTAACCGGTGAATACGGCGTAAGGGAACTACTGGCTGAGCCGGGGCTTGCCAAAAAGTGTGTTCCAACAATTCTGATTCCCACCACCGCCGGCACCGGTGCGGAGGTAACTCCCAATGCCATTGTCGCAGTTCCGGAAAAAGAGCTGAAAGTTGGCATAGTCAACGAAAATATGATTGCCAATTATGTGATTTTAGATGCCCGAATGATTAAAAATTTACCCAGACAGATTGCTGCCGCTACCGGCGTGGATGCCTTAGCTCACGCTATTGAGTGCTACACCAGTAAAAAGGCCAATCCATTCTCAGATACCTTTGCAATGGAAGCGCTGGATCTGATTTTGAACAATATTATCCCTGCCTGTGATGATCCGGAGGCGATGGAAGCTAAGAGCAAGATGCAGATTGCTGCATTCTATGCGGGAATTGCCATCACAGCTTCCGGTACCACAGCTGTTCACGCCCTGAGCTATCCTTTGGGCGGCAAGTATCACATTGCCCACGGAGTTTCCAATGCTATCTTGCTGGCACCGGTTATGCGTTTCAATGCACCTGTCTGCCAGGATCGTTTTGCCAAGGCCTATGATCGCTGCTGCCATGACACCGAGAATATCTGCCAAACAACGAATGAAAAGGCAGAATGGATGATTGAGCAACTTGAGCGAATCGTACGTCATTTGGAAATTCCAACTAGCTTAAAGGAATTCGGCGTTCCGCCCGAGGATTTGGATGGCTTAGTAGAGGCCGGCATGCAAGTGCAACGCTTGCTGGTCAATAATATGCGTCTTGTAACGGCAGAGGATGCAAGAAAGCTGTACTTAGAAATCCTGTAA